CATCGCCGTGAAGCTGGTGCGCGATGCGCTGGCGCGGGCCGGCCAGCCCACCGATGACCCCGACCCGGAGGTAGTGCGCGTGCTGGAGGAACATACAGCGCGCTTCTTGGAGGCCATGGATGACGATTTCGGCACGCCGCAGGCGCTGGCGGCACTGTTCGAGCTGACGCGCGAGACCAACACCTGGATCAATACCGGCCGGCCCCTTTCCGCCGCCTCGCTGGCCGCCATCAATCAGACGTACAATGAGCTGGCCGGCGATGTGCTTGGGTTACTGCCGGCCAAATTCGAGGAAGCGGCCGGCGCGGACCTGACCGGTCAGCTCGTCCAGCTCTTGATCGAACTGCGGCAGGAAGCGCGCCAGGCCAAGGACTATGCGCGCGCTGACCGCATCCGACAGCGGCTCAACGAGATGGGCATTATCCTCGAGGACGGCCCCGAGGGCACACGCTGGCGCATGCGCTGATGGAACAAACCGACCATGATGATTGACCTGCTGTACGGCCGCAACGCGGTGCGGGAGGCTTTGCGCGCCGGCCGGCGGCGCATCTATGCCATCTACCTGGCAGAGGGCGCCAAAGTGCGCGATGCGCTGGCCGATATCGTGGAGATGGCCGAGCGCGCTGGCGTGCCGGTGCGCACGGCCCCGCGCGAGCAGATGGATAAGCGCCTGGCCGGCGCCAAACATCACGGCATCCTGGCGGAGGCCTCCCCGTACCCGTATGTCCCCCTGCGCGAACTGCAGGAGCTGTGCGCGCGGCGCGACCCCCCGCCGCTGATGCTCCTGCTGGATCACCTGCAGGACCCGCAGAATGTGGCGACCTTACTGCGCACTGCCGAGGCGCTGGGGGTGGACGGCGTGGTAATGCCGGCGCATCGGGCGGCCGGCGTCACGCCGGCGGTGGTGAACGCCTCCGCCGGCGCGGTGGAGCACCTGCGCATCGCCCAGGAGACAAACCTGGTGCGCGCCATGCAGGCCCTGCAGGAGGCCGGCCTGTGGCTGGCGGGTGTGGAGCTTGCCCCGGGTGCCAAACTGTATGTGGAGGCGGACCTCACCGGCCCGCTGGGGCTGGTGGTGGGAAGCGAGGGGGAGGGCATGAGCCGGCTGGTGCGCGAGACCTGTGACTTCCTGATCTATCTCCCCATGGTCGGCAAGGTGAATTCCCTGAACGCGGCGGTGGCCGGCTCAGTGGCCCTCTACGAGGTCTGGCGCCAGCGCGCCCAGGCGGCAGGCGGCTGATCCGGAGAAAGGAGCGGCAGATGGAATTGGGCATGATCGGATTGGGGCGCATGGGCGCCAATATGGCGCGCCGGCTCCTGCGCGGCGGCCATCGCGTGGTGGGCTATAACCGCAGTCCGGAGAAGACGCAGGCGCTGGTGCCGGAGGGGCTGGAGCCGGCCTATTCGATCGCGGAGCTGGTTTCCCGACTGTCCCGGCCGCGCCTGGTGTGGTGCATGGTGCCGGCCGGCGAGGCCACGGAGCGGACGCTGGCCGAGGCGGCGGAACGCATGGAGGCCGGCGATGTGCTGGTGGATGGCGGCAATTCGTTTTACAAGGACACCCTGCGGCGGGCGGAGCAGTTTCGTGCCCGCGGCTTGTATTTCGTGGATGTGGGGACCAGCGGCGGCATCTGGGGGCTGTCCCAGGGCTACAGCCTGATGGTGGGCGGCGCGCCGGAAGCGGTGGAGCTCCTGCGGCCGGCCCTGGAGACGCTGGCGCCGGCGCCCGACCGGGGCTGGGGGCATGTGGGGCCCACAGGGGCCGGCCACTTCGTCAAGATGGTGCACAACGGCATTGAGTACGGCATGATGCAGGCCTATGCCGAGGGGTTCGAGATCCTGCGGAGCAAGCGGGAATTCGCGCTGGACCTGCATCAGGTGGCCGAGATATGGCGCTACGGCAGTGTGGTGCGCTCCTGGCTCCTGGACCTGATTGCCCAGGCCCTGGGAGAGGATGTGAACCTGCGGGAGATCGCCCCGTATGTGGAGGATTCGGGCGAGGGGCGCTGGACGGTGAAGGAGGCCATTGACCTGGACGTGCCGGCGCCGGTGATCACCTTGTCGCTGATGGCCCGCTTCATCTCCCGCCAGGAGGACAGTTATGCAGCGCGCCTGCTGGCGGCCATGCGCCGGCAGTTCGGCGGGCATGCGGTGCGCCGCGCCGGCGAGGAGGAGGCTCATGGCGAAAATGCCTGACGCGCCGGCCACGCTGGTCATCTTCGGCGCATCCGGCGACCTGACCCAACGCAAGCTGGTGCCGGCGCTGTTCAGCCTGTACTGCGCCGGCCTCCTGCCGCGGGAGCTGGAAATCCTGGGGGTGGCCCGCTCGCCGCTCTCCGACGAGGAGTTTCGCCGGCGCATGCTGGAGGGCGCGCGGGCCTATGCCCGTCTATCGCCAGGACTGTGCGCCCGTTGGGACGGCTTTGCCCCGCGCCTGCACTACCGACACCTGGATTATGAAGCGGGCGAATCCTACCAGGCACTGCGCACATGGCTGGAGGAGATGGACCGAGCGCGCGGGGTGGAGGAGGGCCAGGCCCGCCGGCTGTTTTACCTGGCGACGCCGCCGGCGCTCTATGTCCCTATCATCCGC
The DNA window shown above is from Anaerolineae bacterium and carries:
- the gnd gene encoding decarboxylating 6-phosphogluconate dehydrogenase encodes the protein MELGMIGLGRMGANMARRLLRGGHRVVGYNRSPEKTQALVPEGLEPAYSIAELVSRLSRPRLVWCMVPAGEATERTLAEAAERMEAGDVLVDGGNSFYKDTLRRAEQFRARGLYFVDVGTSGGIWGLSQGYSLMVGGAPEAVELLRPALETLAPAPDRGWGHVGPTGAGHFVKMVHNGIEYGMMQAYAEGFEILRSKREFALDLHQVAEIWRYGSVVRSWLLDLIAQALGEDVNLREIAPYVEDSGEGRWTVKEAIDLDVPAPVITLSLMARFISRQEDSYAARLLAAMRRQFGGHAVRRAGEEEAHGENA
- the rlmB gene encoding 23S rRNA (guanosine(2251)-2'-O)-methyltransferase RlmB, with translation MIDLLYGRNAVREALRAGRRRIYAIYLAEGAKVRDALADIVEMAERAGVPVRTAPREQMDKRLAGAKHHGILAEASPYPYVPLRELQELCARRDPPPLMLLLDHLQDPQNVATLLRTAEALGVDGVVMPAHRAAGVTPAVVNASAGAVEHLRIAQETNLVRAMQALQEAGLWLAGVELAPGAKLYVEADLTGPLGLVVGSEGEGMSRLVRETCDFLIYLPMVGKVNSLNAAVAGSVALYEVWRQRAQAAGG